One Sphingopyxis macrogoltabida genomic region harbors:
- a CDS encoding tRNA-binding protein, which yields MHLNHDNDAPAADPIAFDVFLRVDIRVGTIVAAEPFPEARKPAFKLKIDFGPAIGVKKSSAQIVDRYSLDELRGRQVAAVVNFPPRQIGKYMSEVLTLGFADEEGAVILFAPDRAVPDGSRLF from the coding sequence ATGCATCTGAACCACGACAACGACGCCCCCGCGGCCGACCCGATCGCCTTCGACGTTTTCCTCCGCGTCGATATCCGCGTCGGCACGATCGTTGCGGCCGAGCCTTTTCCCGAGGCACGCAAGCCCGCATTCAAGCTGAAGATCGATTTCGGCCCCGCGATCGGGGTGAAGAAGAGCAGCGCGCAGATCGTCGACCGCTACAGCCTCGACGAACTGCGGGGGCGGCAGGTCGCCGCCGTCGTCAACTTTCCGCCGCGCCAGATCGGCAAATATATGTCCGAAGTGCTGACGCTTGGCTTTGCCGACGAAGAAGGCGCGGTCATCCTATTTGCGCCCGACCGGGCGGTGCCCGACGGGTCGCGCCTCTTCTGA
- a CDS encoding peptide MFS transporter has product MTIAEATPDFEADQGDRAFLGHPKGLGYLAFVEGCERFSYYSMQTLLVLYMVKYLLLPENSASVIGLDWVKNFYGLDGQPLASRLFGDYTSLVYLTPIVGGLIADRWLGRRTTLILGGLVMALGHFLMAFEGSFLFALVALIVGVGLFKGNIASQVGELYGPNDLRRAMAFQIFYIAINVSVIAAPLVAGTLGEKVSWHWGFGTAGVVMVIGLILYIMAKPWLPADNLPSKAKAEGASAAEPMSRQDWLRVAAVLLLVPVLATALLTNQEIFNAYLVWADQHFQLTFFGQTLPTSWMITIDATASFSMLVAVAAFYVWYGRRYREPDELGKMIIGSLFSIAGGLCLVMAAATQGDGKIGLFWPLMFHLLNSIGFAHIMPVSLALFTKLAPRALNATIIGIYYLAFFGANYAVGTVGGWYSSMPTTAFWLFHVATAVVGLIAFILFKLFLAKRLMGHPAAT; this is encoded by the coding sequence ATGACCATCGCCGAGGCGACCCCCGATTTCGAGGCGGACCAGGGCGACCGCGCCTTTCTCGGCCATCCGAAAGGGCTCGGCTATCTCGCCTTCGTCGAGGGCTGCGAGCGCTTTTCCTATTATTCGATGCAGACGCTGCTCGTGCTCTACATGGTCAAATATCTCCTGCTCCCCGAAAATTCCGCCAGCGTAATCGGGCTCGACTGGGTGAAGAATTTCTACGGGCTCGACGGCCAGCCGCTCGCCTCGCGGCTGTTCGGCGACTATACGTCGCTCGTCTATCTGACCCCGATCGTCGGCGGGCTGATCGCCGACCGCTGGCTCGGGCGCCGTACGACCTTGATCCTCGGCGGGCTGGTCATGGCGCTCGGCCATTTCCTGATGGCGTTCGAGGGCAGCTTCCTCTTCGCGCTCGTCGCGCTGATCGTCGGGGTCGGGCTGTTCAAGGGCAATATCGCGAGCCAGGTCGGCGAACTTTACGGTCCGAACGACCTCCGCCGCGCGATGGCGTTCCAGATCTTCTACATCGCGATCAACGTCAGCGTCATCGCGGCGCCGCTCGTCGCCGGCACACTCGGCGAGAAAGTGAGCTGGCACTGGGGGTTCGGCACCGCGGGCGTCGTGATGGTCATCGGCCTTATCCTCTACATCATGGCCAAGCCGTGGCTTCCCGCCGACAATCTGCCGTCGAAGGCGAAGGCCGAGGGCGCCTCGGCCGCCGAACCGATGTCACGGCAGGACTGGCTGCGCGTCGCCGCGGTCCTGCTGCTCGTCCCCGTGCTTGCGACCGCGCTGCTCACCAATCAGGAGATTTTCAACGCCTATCTGGTCTGGGCCGACCAGCATTTCCAGCTCACCTTCTTCGGCCAGACGCTGCCGACGAGCTGGATGATCACCATCGATGCCACGGCGAGTTTCAGCATGCTCGTCGCGGTCGCGGCCTTCTATGTCTGGTACGGAAGGCGCTATCGCGAACCCGACGAGCTCGGCAAGATGATCATCGGCAGCCTGTTCTCGATCGCCGGCGGCCTCTGCCTCGTCATGGCCGCGGCGACGCAGGGCGACGGCAAGATCGGCCTGTTCTGGCCGCTGATGTTCCACCTGCTGAACAGCATCGGCTTCGCGCATATCATGCCGGTCAGCCTCGCGCTGTTCACCAAGCTCGCACCGCGCGCGCTCAACGCGACGATCATCGGCATCTATTATCTCGCCTTTTTCGGCGCGAACTATGCGGTCGGGACAGTCGGCGGCTGGTATTCGTCGATGCCGACCACCGCCTTCTGGCTGTTCCACGTCGCGACCGCCGTCGTCGGCCTGATCGCCTTCATCTTGTTCAAGCTGTTCCTCGCGAAGCGCCTGATGGGCCACCCCGCCGCGACCTGA
- a CDS encoding MAPEG family protein translates to MTSPVTAFVAAVCALLLLLTAVMTVRQRLRLGAAFGDHGDARLISASRAHGNLAEHAPIVVILLGLLESARANHMALMAFGALFVIGRIAHIVGLHAPVEPGKPPVTRQIGVAATWITLLALGGWTLWLLATVNP, encoded by the coding sequence ATGACATCACCCGTAACCGCGTTCGTTGCGGCCGTTTGCGCGCTGCTGCTCCTGCTGACTGCGGTGATGACCGTGCGTCAGCGCCTGCGGCTCGGCGCGGCGTTCGGCGACCATGGCGACGCGCGGCTGATCAGTGCCAGCCGCGCGCACGGCAATCTTGCCGAGCACGCCCCGATCGTCGTCATCCTGCTGGGGCTCCTCGAAAGCGCGCGCGCGAACCATATGGCGTTGATGGCATTCGGGGCGCTGTTCGTGATCGGCCGCATCGCGCATATCGTCGGACTTCACGCACCGGTCGAGCCCGGCAAGCCGCCGGTGACGCGCCAGATCGGTGTGGCGGCAACGTGGATTACATTGCTGGCGCTCGGCGGTTGGACGCTCTGGCTGCTGGCGACCGTGAACCCCTAG
- the bioB gene encoding biotin synthase BioB, with product MTLSHSTEQDGLSRTDWTRAEIAELFDLPFDELMWEAQGVHRRHHARGEVQLCTLLSIKTGGCVEDCGYCSQSKHADSGLKATKLMDVRAVLQAAAQAKDSGSQRFCMGAAWRNPKDRDMPAIVEMIEGVRQMGMETCMTLGMLSKEQAQTLAVAGLDYYNHNIDTSPENYGNVITTRTFQERLDTLEEVRSAGINVCSGGILGMGENRADRVGFIHALATLPEHPGSVPINALVPVKGTVLGDMLADTPLAAIDDIEFVRTVAVARITMPMSMIRLSAGRESMSDATQALCFMAGANSIFTGDKLLTTANAGDSKDAALFAKLGLKPMVSEEPMRQGCMPEAAE from the coding sequence ATGACCCTGTCCCATTCCACCGAACAAGACGGCCTGTCGCGCACCGACTGGACGCGTGCGGAAATCGCCGAATTGTTCGACCTGCCGTTCGACGAGCTGATGTGGGAGGCGCAGGGCGTCCACCGCCGCCATCATGCGCGCGGCGAGGTCCAGCTCTGCACGCTGCTCAGCATCAAGACCGGCGGCTGCGTCGAGGATTGCGGCTATTGTTCGCAGTCGAAGCACGCCGACAGCGGGCTCAAGGCGACCAAGCTGATGGATGTCCGCGCGGTGCTGCAGGCGGCGGCGCAGGCGAAGGATTCGGGCTCGCAGCGTTTCTGCATGGGCGCGGCGTGGCGCAACCCCAAGGACCGCGACATGCCCGCGATCGTCGAGATGATCGAGGGCGTGCGCCAGATGGGCATGGAAACCTGCATGACGCTGGGCATGCTCAGCAAGGAGCAGGCGCAGACGCTCGCGGTCGCGGGGCTCGACTATTACAACCATAATATCGACACGAGCCCCGAAAATTACGGCAATGTCATCACGACGCGGACCTTCCAGGAACGCCTCGACACGCTGGAGGAAGTGCGCAGCGCGGGCATCAACGTGTGCAGCGGCGGTATCCTCGGCATGGGCGAAAACCGTGCCGACCGCGTCGGCTTCATCCACGCGCTGGCAACGCTGCCCGAGCATCCGGGCAGCGTGCCGATCAACGCGCTGGTCCCGGTGAAGGGCACCGTGCTCGGCGACATGCTTGCCGACACCCCGCTCGCGGCGATCGACGACATCGAGTTCGTGCGCACCGTCGCGGTGGCACGCATCACCATGCCGATGAGCATGATCCGCCTGTCGGCGGGCCGCGAAAGCATGTCGGACGCGACGCAGGCGCTCTGCTTCATGGCGGGCGCGAACAGCATCTTCACCGGCGACAAGCTGCTGACCACCGCGAACGCCGGCGACAGCAAGGACGCCGCGCTCTTCGCCAAGCTCGGCCTGAAGCCGATGGTCAGCGAGGAACCGATGCGCCAGGGCTGCATGCCGGAGGCGGCGGAGTGA
- a CDS encoding O-acetylhomoserine aminocarboxypropyltransferase, whose product MTDMKPETAAVHAGTQPDPTTKARITPIYQTASYVFDDVEHASRLFNLQEFGNIYTRIMNPTNGALEGKIAALEGGQAALAVASGHAAQFLAFHTLMEPGCEIVAAKKLYGGSLNQLGQSFRKMAWTTQFVDADDAGNVAAAINDKTRAVFIESLANPGGVVQDIEAIARVAHDAGVPLIVDNTMATPILCRPIEHGADIVVHSTTKFLNGHGNAIGGVIVDAGSFDWAKGGKYPSLSEPNASYHGLKFTEAFGNLAFILATRTLGLRDLGPALAPMNAFLALTGMETLALRMERHCSNAVALAKWLQGHPAVSWVSYAGLRDSPYHELAHKYLGGRGGSVFTFGLKGGYEAGVKLVSSVKLFSHLANLGDTRSLIIHPASTTHSQLSETELVEAGAGLDVVRVSVGIEHIDDIIADLAQALEGAA is encoded by the coding sequence ATGACTGACATGAAGCCCGAAACGGCCGCGGTTCATGCCGGAACCCAGCCCGACCCGACGACGAAAGCGCGGATCACGCCGATCTATCAGACGGCGTCCTATGTGTTCGACGATGTCGAGCACGCATCGCGGCTGTTCAACCTGCAGGAATTCGGGAACATCTACACCCGGATCATGAACCCGACGAACGGCGCGCTCGAAGGCAAGATCGCGGCGCTCGAAGGCGGGCAGGCGGCGCTGGCGGTGGCGTCGGGGCATGCCGCGCAATTCCTGGCCTTCCACACGCTGATGGAACCGGGCTGCGAGATCGTCGCGGCGAAGAAGCTCTATGGCGGGTCGCTCAACCAGCTCGGCCAGAGCTTTCGCAAGATGGCGTGGACGACGCAGTTCGTCGACGCCGACGATGCGGGCAATGTCGCCGCGGCGATCAACGACAAGACGCGCGCGGTGTTCATCGAAAGCCTCGCCAACCCCGGCGGGGTGGTCCAGGATATCGAGGCGATCGCCCGGGTCGCGCACGATGCCGGGGTGCCGCTGATTGTCGACAACACGATGGCGACGCCGATCCTCTGCCGCCCGATCGAGCATGGCGCCGACATCGTCGTCCATTCGACGACCAAATTCCTCAACGGCCATGGTAATGCGATCGGCGGGGTGATCGTCGACGCGGGGTCGTTCGACTGGGCGAAGGGCGGCAAATATCCGTCGCTGAGCGAACCCAATGCGTCGTATCACGGATTGAAGTTCACCGAGGCGTTCGGCAACCTCGCCTTCATCCTTGCGACGCGGACGCTCGGGCTGCGCGATCTCGGTCCCGCGCTGGCGCCGATGAATGCCTTTCTCGCGCTCACCGGCATGGAAACGCTGGCGCTGCGCATGGAGCGGCATTGCAGCAACGCCGTCGCGCTCGCGAAATGGCTACAGGGCCATCCGGCGGTGAGCTGGGTATCCTATGCCGGGCTGCGCGACAGTCCCTATCATGAACTGGCGCACAAATATCTCGGTGGCCGCGGCGGGTCCGTTTTCACCTTCGGGCTCAAGGGCGGGTATGAGGCAGGGGTCAAACTCGTGTCCTCGGTCAAGCTGTTCAGCCATCTCGCCAACCTTGGCGATACGCGCTCGCTGATCATCCATCCCGCCTCGACGACGCACAGCCAGCTTTCCGAAACCGAGCTGGTCGAGGCCGGCGCGGGACTCGACGTCGTGCGGGTGTCGGTGGGGATCGAGCATATCGACGACATCATCGCCGACCTGGCGCAGGCGCTGGAGGGCGCGGCGTGA
- a CDS encoding acetyl-CoA carboxylase biotin carboxylase subunit codes for MFKKILIANRGEIACRVIKTARRMGIATVAVYSDADARAPFVQMADEAVHIGASPASESYLIADKIIAACKATGAEAVHPGYGFLSERTSFAEALAKENIAFIGPPVNAIAAMGDKIESKKLAKEAGVNVVPGFVGEIRDTEHAVEISNEIGYPVMMKASAGGGGKGMRLAYDEKDVREGFEATKREGLNSFGDDRVFIEKFILNPRHIEIQILGDQHGNTLYLNERECSIQRRHQKVVEEAPSPFVSPEMRKAMGEQCVALAKAVGYYSAGTVELIVSGADPTGESFYFLEMNTRLQVEHPVTEAITGIDLVEQMIRVAAGEKLELTQDDVKIDGWAIENRVYAEDPYRGFLPSTGRLVRYRTPVPAWKGDERGVEGVRVDAGVEEGGEVSIFYDPMIAKLVTWGKTRDEAADLQIAALDRFELEGLGHNIDFVSAIMQHPRFRSGELTTGFIAEEYPEGFHGADTDEDIVRTLAAIAGFMASAEADRARRTDGQLGDRLDPPAKWQVTVGGAAHKVKLGHKHIKVDGEKVDIALEYTPGDKLVVAEIGDSELAVKVAKTRTGWRMTTRGRIHDVRVLPWHVAPLASHMIEKIPPDLSKFLICPMPGLLVALHVGEGDAVEAGQPLATVEAMKMENILRAEKSGTVKTVNAAQGDSLAVDAVILEME; via the coding sequence ATGTTCAAGAAAATCCTGATCGCCAACCGCGGCGAAATCGCTTGCCGCGTCATCAAGACCGCGCGCCGCATGGGCATCGCGACCGTCGCCGTCTATTCGGACGCCGACGCGCGCGCGCCGTTCGTGCAGATGGCCGACGAGGCGGTGCATATTGGTGCGTCGCCTGCTTCCGAATCCTATCTGATCGCCGACAAGATCATCGCCGCGTGCAAGGCGACCGGCGCCGAGGCGGTGCACCCGGGCTATGGCTTCCTGTCGGAGCGCACGAGCTTCGCCGAAGCGCTGGCGAAGGAAAACATCGCCTTCATCGGCCCGCCGGTGAATGCGATCGCTGCGATGGGCGACAAGATCGAGTCGAAGAAGCTCGCGAAGGAAGCGGGGGTCAACGTCGTCCCCGGCTTCGTCGGCGAGATCCGCGACACCGAGCATGCCGTCGAGATTTCGAACGAGATCGGTTATCCGGTGATGATGAAGGCCTCGGCCGGCGGCGGCGGCAAGGGCATGCGGCTTGCTTATGACGAGAAAGACGTTCGCGAGGGCTTCGAGGCAACGAAGCGCGAGGGGCTCAACAGCTTCGGCGACGACCGCGTCTTCATCGAGAAATTCATCCTCAACCCGCGCCACATCGAGATCCAGATTCTCGGCGACCAGCATGGCAACACCCTCTACCTCAACGAGCGTGAATGCAGCATCCAGCGGCGCCATCAAAAGGTCGTCGAGGAAGCGCCGTCGCCGTTCGTCTCGCCAGAAATGCGCAAGGCGATGGGCGAGCAGTGCGTCGCGCTCGCCAAGGCGGTCGGCTATTACAGCGCGGGTACCGTCGAACTCATCGTGTCGGGCGCCGACCCGACGGGCGAGAGCTTCTACTTCCTCGAAATGAACACGCGCCTTCAGGTCGAGCATCCGGTGACCGAAGCGATCACCGGCATCGATCTGGTCGAGCAGATGATCCGCGTCGCGGCGGGCGAGAAGCTTGAGCTGACGCAGGACGATGTGAAGATCGACGGTTGGGCGATCGAGAACCGCGTTTATGCCGAAGACCCGTATCGCGGCTTCCTGCCGTCGACCGGGCGCCTCGTGCGCTATCGCACGCCGGTTCCGGCGTGGAAGGGCGACGAGCGCGGCGTCGAAGGGGTGCGCGTCGATGCCGGGGTCGAGGAGGGCGGCGAGGTGTCGATCTTCTACGATCCTATGATCGCCAAGCTGGTCACCTGGGGCAAGACGCGCGACGAGGCGGCCGACTTGCAGATCGCGGCGCTCGACCGGTTCGAACTCGAAGGGCTGGGCCATAATATCGATTTCGTCTCGGCGATCATGCAGCACCCGCGCTTCCGTTCGGGCGAGCTGACGACGGGGTTCATCGCCGAGGAATATCCCGAGGGTTTCCACGGTGCCGACACCGACGAGGATATCGTCCGCACCCTCGCTGCGATCGCCGGCTTCATGGCCAGCGCCGAGGCCGACCGCGCCCGCCGCACCGACGGCCAGCTCGGCGACCGGCTCGACCCGCCCGCGAAATGGCAGGTCACCGTCGGCGGCGCTGCGCACAAGGTCAAGCTTGGCCACAAGCATATCAAGGTCGATGGCGAGAAGGTCGACATCGCGCTCGAGTACACCCCCGGCGACAAGCTGGTCGTGGCCGAAATCGGCGATAGCGAGCTGGCGGTGAAGGTCGCGAAGACGCGCACCGGCTGGCGCATGACGACGCGCGGGCGCATCCACGATGTGCGCGTCCTGCCCTGGCACGTCGCGCCGCTGGCGTCGCACATGATCGAGAAGATCCCGCCCGATCTCTCCAAATTCCTCATCTGCCCGATGCCGGGCCTGCTCGTCGCGCTGCATGTTGGTGAGGGCGATGCCGTCGAGGCGGGCCAGCCGCTCGCGACGGTCGAGGCGATGAAGATGGAGAATATTCTCCGCGCCGAAAAATCGGGGACGGTGAAGACGGTCAACGCCGCGCAGGGCGACAGCCTGGCGGTCGACGCGGTGATATTGGAGATGGAATAA
- a CDS encoding lysozyme inhibitor LprI family protein: MIFATLLAMAAAAQEPEIDCDNAMAQFELNACAYKDYERADAAMNAQWKVTAARMKERDRELDRSTDNRPGFFDTLLAAQRAWLTYRDQHCASEGYAMRGGSAEPMVISGCQTQLTEARIAQLKSLIEEY, translated from the coding sequence GTGATCTTCGCGACGCTTCTGGCGATGGCCGCGGCGGCGCAGGAGCCCGAAATCGATTGCGACAATGCGATGGCGCAATTCGAGCTCAACGCCTGCGCCTACAAGGACTATGAGCGCGCCGACGCGGCGATGAATGCGCAGTGGAAGGTCACTGCCGCGCGGATGAAGGAGCGCGATCGCGAACTCGACCGCAGCACTGACAATCGCCCGGGCTTTTTCGATACGCTGCTCGCCGCGCAGCGCGCCTGGCTGACGTACCGCGACCAGCATTGCGCCAGCGAAGGCTATGCGATGCGCGGCGGCTCGGCCGAACCGATGGTCATCAGCGGCTGCCAGACCCAACTCACCGAAGCGCGCATCGCGCAACTGAAGTCCCTCATCGAGGAATATTGA
- the scpA gene encoding methylmalonyl-CoA mutase: MTDKPTLDQWAAAADKEVKGKDLTWATPEGIDVKPLYTAEDVTTDPGLPGFAPFTRGVRASMYAGRPWTIRQYAGFSTAEESNAFYRRNLAAGQKGLSVAFDLATHRGYDSDHPRVVGDVGKAGVAIDSVEDMKILFDGIPLDQMSVSMTMNGAVIPILAFFIVAGEEQGVERKLLDGTIQNDILKEFMVRNTYIYPPEPSMRIISDIFGYTSREMPKFNSISISGYHMQEAGATQVQELAFTIADGAEYVRYGVASGLDIDKFAGRLSFFFAIGMNFFMEIAKLRAARVLWHRVMTNLGAKDERSKMLRTHCQTSGVSLTEQDPYNNVMRTTIEAMAAMLGGTQSLHTNALDEAIALPTDFSARIARNTQIVIQEETGMTKVVDPLGGSYYVEALTQELVDKAWEIIERVEKEGGMAKAVAAGWPKAMIETAAAARQARVDRGDDVIVGVNKYRLANEDLLETLEVDNTKVREAQIARINKTKAGRDEAACQAALKALRDAAAGEQSIENNLLAHAVEAARARATLGEISSAMEESFDRYGTQPTPVKGVYAAPYEGDDRWQQVLDGVAAVERRMGRKPKLLVAKMGQDGHDRGANVIASAFGDMGFDVVSGPLFQTPEETVVLALDSGVDVVGASSLAAGHKTLIPELIGKLKEAGRSDIKVIAGGVIPPQDYQYLRDAGVQGIYGPGSNVVECAADVLRLLGHNMPPVMEEALT, translated from the coding sequence ATGACCGACAAACCGACCCTCGACCAATGGGCGGCCGCCGCCGACAAGGAAGTGAAGGGCAAGGACCTGACCTGGGCGACGCCCGAGGGGATCGACGTCAAGCCGCTCTATACGGCCGAGGACGTGACGACCGATCCGGGGCTGCCCGGCTTCGCGCCCTTCACGCGCGGGGTGCGCGCGTCGATGTATGCGGGGCGGCCGTGGACGATCCGGCAATATGCGGGCTTTTCGACCGCCGAGGAATCGAACGCTTTCTATCGCCGCAACCTCGCCGCGGGGCAGAAGGGGCTGTCGGTCGCCTTCGATCTCGCGACGCACCGCGGCTATGACAGCGACCATCCGCGCGTCGTCGGTGATGTCGGCAAGGCGGGGGTCGCGATCGACAGCGTCGAGGATATGAAGATCCTGTTCGACGGCATTCCGCTCGACCAGATGTCGGTCAGCATGACGATGAACGGCGCGGTGATCCCGATCCTCGCTTTCTTCATCGTCGCGGGCGAGGAGCAGGGGGTCGAACGTAAATTGCTCGACGGGACCATCCAGAACGACATTCTGAAGGAGTTCATGGTCCGCAACACATACATCTACCCGCCTGAACCCTCGATGCGGATCATCTCGGACATTTTCGGCTACACGTCGCGTGAGATGCCGAAGTTCAACAGCATCTCCATCTCCGGCTATCACATGCAGGAAGCCGGCGCGACGCAGGTGCAGGAGCTTGCCTTCACGATTGCGGATGGGGCGGAATATGTCCGCTACGGTGTCGCATCGGGGCTCGACATCGACAAGTTCGCCGGGCGCCTGTCCTTCTTCTTCGCGATCGGCATGAATTTCTTCATGGAGATTGCCAAGCTGCGCGCCGCGCGGGTGCTGTGGCACCGCGTGATGACCAACCTCGGGGCCAAGGACGAGCGGTCGAAGATGCTGCGCACCCACTGCCAGACGTCGGGCGTCTCGCTGACCGAGCAGGACCCGTACAACAATGTCATGCGCACGACGATCGAGGCGATGGCGGCGATGCTCGGCGGCACGCAGTCGCTGCACACCAATGCGCTCGACGAGGCGATCGCGCTGCCGACCGACTTCTCGGCCCGCATTGCGCGCAACACCCAGATCGTCATTCAGGAAGAGACCGGGATGACCAAGGTCGTCGATCCGCTCGGCGGCTCTTACTATGTCGAGGCGCTGACGCAGGAACTGGTCGACAAGGCGTGGGAGATCATCGAGCGCGTCGAGAAGGAAGGCGGCATGGCGAAGGCCGTCGCCGCCGGCTGGCCGAAGGCGATGATCGAGACCGCCGCCGCCGCGCGGCAGGCGCGGGTGGACCGCGGCGACGATGTCATTGTGGGCGTGAACAAATATCGCCTCGCCAACGAGGATCTGCTCGAAACCCTCGAGGTCGACAACACCAAGGTCCGCGAGGCGCAGATCGCGCGGATCAACAAGACCAAGGCGGGCCGCGACGAGGCGGCGTGTCAGGCGGCGCTGAAGGCGCTGCGCGACGCCGCGGCGGGCGAGCAGTCGATCGAGAATAATTTGCTGGCGCACGCGGTGGAAGCCGCCCGCGCCCGCGCGACGCTCGGCGAAATCTCGTCGGCGATGGAGGAAAGCTTCGACCGTTACGGCACCCAGCCGACGCCGGTAAAGGGCGTCTATGCGGCGCCCTATGAGGGTGACGACCGCTGGCAGCAGGTGCTCGACGGCGTCGCGGCGGTCGAACGTCGGATGGGGCGCAAACCGAAACTGCTCGTCGCCAAGATGGGACAGGACGGCCACGACCGCGGCGCGAACGTCATCGCTTCGGCGTTCGGCGACATGGGTTTCGACGTCGTGTCGGGGCCGCTGTTCCAGACGCCTGAGGAAACCGTCGTGCTGGCGCTCGACAGCGGCGTCGACGTCGTCGGCGCGTCGAGCTTGGCTGCCGGACACAAGACGCTGATCCCTGAACTGATCGGCAAATTGAAGGAAGCGGGGCGCAGCGACATCAAGGTGATCGCAGGCGGAGTGATCCCGCCGCAGGATTATCAGTATCTGCGCGATGCGGGCGTGCAGGGGATTTATGGTCCCGGCAGCAATGTGGTAGAGTGCGCGGCCGACGTGCTGCGTTTGCTGGGGCACAATATGCCCCCGGTGATGGAGGAGGCTTTGACATGA